In Tuberibacillus sp. Marseille-P3662, the following proteins share a genomic window:
- the istA gene encoding IS21 family transposase has translation MVKDGEFFMIKEFYQKGWSITAISNETGFDPKTIRKYINQDQLPARKTSNNKQSKLDPFKDYLKKRIKEGTTNCVVLFDEIQAMGYVGKMTILREFVRPFRQKPKKQATLRYETPPGKQAQMDWGHVGKFEVDGEDKEIYIFTMVLGYSRMKYVEFTDSMNLETLMKCHMNAFAYFNGVPEQILYDNMKTAVIKHSPVEIRFNRRFEEFLAYYGIVPKACKPYRPQTKGKIENVVGYVKKNFLQRKHAPTLRSLNDDVRQWLDKTANHKIHHTTQESPQARFQHEQTYLGQSNTKPLFHINHWEMRRVSKDCFISYQGKRYSVPFRYVGQALKIKETLDHHLEIYDAHECIAKHPIMTGRARDHIDFEHYKGLKPTANGLPTDSRFQSSDIEEVAKRPLQIYDQLEEGDQS, from the coding sequence ATGGTCAAAGATGGGGAGTTTTTTATGATTAAAGAGTTCTATCAAAAAGGTTGGTCGATTACCGCGATTTCTAACGAAACCGGATTTGATCCCAAAACCATTCGGAAGTATATCAATCAGGATCAACTGCCGGCCCGAAAGACTTCAAATAACAAACAAAGTAAGCTTGATCCTTTCAAAGATTATTTGAAGAAACGGATTAAAGAAGGTACAACTAATTGTGTCGTATTATTTGATGAAATACAGGCCATGGGTTATGTGGGAAAGATGACGATTCTACGGGAATTTGTTCGTCCTTTTCGCCAGAAACCCAAAAAACAAGCAACTTTACGGTACGAAACACCACCTGGAAAGCAGGCACAGATGGACTGGGGCCATGTTGGCAAGTTTGAAGTAGACGGAGAGGACAAAGAAATCTATATATTTACCATGGTGCTAGGCTATTCGCGTATGAAATATGTTGAGTTCACGGACAGTATGAATTTGGAGACTTTAATGAAATGTCATATGAACGCGTTCGCCTACTTTAATGGCGTTCCTGAACAAATTTTATATGACAATATGAAAACCGCGGTCATCAAACATAGTCCTGTAGAAATCCGATTTAACCGGAGGTTTGAAGAGTTTCTTGCTTATTATGGTATCGTACCTAAGGCTTGTAAGCCCTATCGTCCTCAGACGAAAGGCAAGATCGAAAATGTTGTAGGCTATGTAAAGAAAAACTTCCTGCAGCGGAAACACGCGCCTACCTTGCGATCGCTTAATGATGATGTACGCCAGTGGTTAGATAAAACGGCAAATCATAAGATACATCACACCACCCAGGAATCGCCACAAGCCCGTTTTCAACATGAGCAAACATACTTAGGACAATCAAACACCAAGCCACTCTTCCACATTAATCATTGGGAAATGCGTCGTGTGAGCAAGGATTGTTTTATTTCTTATCAAGGGAAACGCTATTCCGTACCTTTTCGGTACGTAGGACAAGCGTTGAAAATCAAAGAAACCCTCGATCACCATCTGGAAATATACGATGCCCATGAATGCATTGCGAAGCATCCGATTATGACAGGTCGAGCAAGGGATCATATTGATTTTGAGCATTATAAAGGACTGAAACCAACTGCTAATGGTTTGCCGACCGATAGCCGATTCCAGTCCTCTGATATTGAAGAAGTAGCCAAACGGCCTCTTCAAATCTATGATCAACTAGAGGAGGGCGATCAGTCATGA
- a CDS encoding DUF3231 family protein has translation MEPEKNVKLTSVEITELWTAYMNDTALTCQFQQFLAKVEDEEIRPLIQQALDLAQGNIKTLTEIFNKEDYPIPYGFKMDEDVNVTAPRLFSDTYVLNYLHQGAQITLQAYSISLSLAVRADVYSYFNECISQLTDFLREVKEVLLTKGLYMRSPYLPTPETYDFVKSQSFLTGYFGEKRPLTGTEIANLYANFQRNALGVATMIGYSQVAKSKEVRKFLVRGKELAQKHCEVFGSIMREDDIPVPMTFDTEVTDSTTYTFSDKLMMFYCTSLIALSVGYYGSSMAMSPRRDLGVQYSRLVAEILKYADDGAKLMIKHGWMEEPPRALDRDELAKKK, from the coding sequence ATAGAACCTGAAAAGAATGTCAAATTAACATCAGTAGAGATTACAGAGCTTTGGACTGCTTACATGAATGACACGGCATTAACATGTCAATTTCAACAATTTTTAGCTAAAGTAGAAGATGAAGAAATTAGACCACTCATCCAACAGGCTTTGGATTTAGCTCAAGGCAATATAAAAACTTTAACTGAGATTTTCAATAAAGAAGATTATCCTATACCATATGGATTCAAAATGGATGAAGATGTAAATGTAACTGCCCCTCGATTATTTTCTGACACATATGTTTTGAATTACCTTCACCAAGGGGCACAAATTACCTTACAAGCCTATAGTATCAGTTTGTCTTTAGCTGTGAGAGCAGATGTTTACAGTTACTTTAATGAATGTATTTCACAGTTAACTGATTTTCTAAGAGAAGTAAAGGAAGTTTTATTAACTAAAGGGCTTTATATGAGGTCTCCATACCTCCCAACACCTGAGACTTATGATTTTGTAAAAAGTCAGAGTTTCCTTACAGGTTATTTTGGTGAAAAAAGACCTTTGACAGGTACAGAAATTGCAAATCTCTATGCTAATTTTCAAAGGAATGCTCTAGGTGTAGCCACTATGATTGGATATAGTCAGGTTGCAAAATCAAAAGAGGTAAGAAAGTTTCTTGTAAGGGGCAAAGAACTTGCCCAAAAGCATTGTGAGGTATTTGGCTCAATCATGAGAGAGGATGACATTCCTGTTCCTATGACATTTGATACAGAGGTGACAGACTCAACGACTTATACTTTTTCTGATAAGCTAATGATGTTTTACTGCACATCCTTAATTGCCTTAAGTGTTGGGTATTATGGTTCAAGTATGGCCATGAGTCCAAGAAGAGATTTAGGTGTGCAATATAGCAGGCTAGTAGCTGAAATACTTAAGTATGCTGATGATGGGGCTAAACTTATGATTAAACATGGATGGATGGAAGAACCACCTAGGGCTTTGGATAGGGATGAATTAGCCAAGAAAAAATAA
- a CDS encoding CBO0543 family protein, whose product MISIDNIFENLKEIRLLEDKLYHLELNGWLKNEFLSWEWWILVVFLIMPWVIWAKLVKRDIILEILLFGTIIILTTTLLDVVGAQYNFWDYPIAFLPIMPRAYPFDFSMVPVAHMLLYQYFRRWKSFILAQIIMALTYAFIGEPFCEWVKLVNYLEWRYRYSFIYYIIVGIATRALILKLASLSKPQDLTTK is encoded by the coding sequence GTGATATCAATAGATAATATATTTGAAAATCTTAAGGAAATACGTTTATTAGAAGATAAGCTGTATCATTTAGAATTAAATGGTTGGCTAAAAAATGAGTTTTTATCTTGGGAATGGTGGATTCTAGTCGTTTTTTTAATTATGCCTTGGGTTATATGGGCTAAACTTGTTAAACGAGACATTATTTTAGAAATTTTGTTATTTGGTACCATAATTATCTTGACAACAACCTTATTAGATGTAGTTGGTGCACAATATAATTTTTGGGATTACCCCATTGCATTCCTACCTATTATGCCTCGGGCCTATCCTTTTGATTTTTCAATGGTACCTGTGGCTCACATGTTGTTATATCAATATTTTAGAAGATGGAAATCTTTTATTTTAGCCCAAATCATTATGGCACTAACATATGCCTTTATAGGTGAACCCTTTTGCGAGTGGGTCAAACTTGTTAATTATTTAGAGTGGAGATACAGATATTCATTCATATATTACATCATTGTTGGAATTGCAACTCGAGCTTTAATACTAAAACTAGCCTCTTTATCTAAACCTCAAGATCTTACAACTAAGTAA
- a CDS encoding DUF421 domain-containing protein, producing the protein MEEVNIGLLTIKLVIGFVALFFIVIVTGKTSIYQLTPFHLVFVLLLGDLLGSIIYQDQLGIISFLYAVGLWTLLMLGVEFLTLNMKSTRSLLVGNPNIIIRDGMIDRKIAKRNKLDVNQILSLLRQRNVFSVREVKYGILETNGQITTLLKSKYQKPEKQDLNLLESPVDLPITLIIDGEVLTDNLRERGFDQQWLDNELLANGYDNEKKILHADWRDSEGIHISPK; encoded by the coding sequence TTGGAAGAAGTTAATATTGGTTTACTAACGATTAAACTTGTCATCGGTTTTGTCGCATTATTTTTTATCGTCATCGTCACAGGCAAGACATCCATTTATCAGTTAACGCCTTTTCACTTAGTTTTTGTGTTGTTGCTTGGCGATCTTTTAGGAAGCATCATTTACCAAGATCAGTTAGGCATTATCTCCTTTTTATATGCCGTCGGATTATGGACGCTTCTCATGTTGGGGGTAGAGTTTTTAACCCTCAACATGAAATCGACACGTTCTCTTTTAGTAGGCAATCCTAACATCATCATTCGGGATGGCATGATTGATCGGAAAATAGCGAAAAGGAACAAATTAGATGTGAATCAAATATTAAGTTTACTGCGACAAAGAAATGTTTTTTCAGTACGTGAAGTCAAATACGGTATATTGGAAACCAATGGTCAAATCACTACATTACTTAAATCGAAATATCAAAAGCCGGAAAAGCAGGATCTGAATCTTCTGGAAAGTCCTGTAGACCTCCCCATCACCTTGATAATCGATGGCGAAGTTTTAACGGATAATTTACGCGAACGCGGATTTGACCAACAGTGGTTAGATAATGAATTATTGGCCAATGGGTATGATAACGAAAAAAAAATACTTCACGCTGATTGGCGGGATAGTGAAGGTATTCATATTAGCCCCAAATAA
- a CDS encoding phospholipase D-like domain-containing protein translates to MEWILWLYLFNALFMLIIMIREVRRPAKALNWLAISLILPVIGFGLYLSTTNPVHIRRERLTSPRSEDTLPDSFGRSASVVAHALRHLTVHGIRKGRVEVLINGSETYEKLLESLRKAKKTIDLEYYIYRDDPIGKRITELLIDRADAGVQVRFMRDGWGSREFPRRQIIRMRDAGIKCRTIFPLRFPWFLSNWNYRDHCKIVTIDGKEAFTGGINVGYEYTGLKSNVGFWRDTHLRIEGKASDDLQTIFDVHWKIASPEWVKTKSRPNTKTDHTRSRKTAPSDRQALSESLTEWGTELGGIDDLETSRSTESFHKVHIQTIEGNPGIPTPVIREMYFICLTQATQTVDITTPYFVPDEDILMAIKTAVARGVRVRLLVPRHVNQKVVGPASRTYYGELLEAGVYIYQYDKGMLHAKQMIIDGEIAEIGAANWDMRSFRLNYEVCEIIYSTDVARDLTEQFEQDLADSVQFRMEYLLERSLPQRLIEQGARLLSPLL, encoded by the coding sequence TTGGAATGGATTCTATGGCTTTACCTATTCAATGCGTTGTTTATGTTAATCATAATGATCCGTGAGGTTCGCCGACCGGCCAAGGCTTTAAATTGGCTAGCTATCAGCCTGATTCTACCTGTCATCGGTTTCGGTCTTTATCTTAGCACAACGAATCCGGTGCACATACGTCGGGAGAGACTGACTTCTCCGCGCAGTGAAGACACGCTGCCTGATTCATTCGGGCGCTCAGCATCGGTTGTCGCTCATGCTCTACGGCATCTGACTGTACATGGGATTCGGAAAGGCCGAGTCGAAGTACTCATAAACGGCAGTGAAACCTACGAAAAACTCCTTGAATCCCTTCGGAAAGCCAAAAAAACGATTGACCTAGAGTATTACATATACCGGGATGATCCAATTGGTAAACGTATTACGGAGCTCCTGATCGATCGGGCGGATGCGGGGGTTCAAGTCCGTTTTATGAGGGATGGTTGGGGCAGTCGGGAGTTTCCACGGCGTCAAATCATCCGGATGAGGGATGCAGGAATTAAGTGCCGGACGATCTTTCCATTGCGGTTCCCTTGGTTCCTGTCTAATTGGAATTATCGAGATCATTGTAAGATTGTTACGATTGACGGAAAGGAAGCTTTTACAGGGGGAATCAACGTTGGGTATGAGTACACGGGATTAAAATCAAATGTGGGATTCTGGCGCGACACTCATTTGCGAATCGAAGGCAAAGCTTCAGACGACCTGCAGACGATCTTTGACGTCCATTGGAAAATAGCATCGCCGGAATGGGTGAAGACAAAGTCACGCCCAAACACAAAAACGGATCATACACGATCTCGGAAAACAGCACCGTCCGACCGGCAGGCACTTTCCGAATCACTGACAGAATGGGGCACTGAGTTGGGCGGCATCGATGATTTAGAAACGTCACGAAGCACGGAATCGTTTCATAAAGTCCATATACAGACGATAGAAGGGAATCCCGGAATCCCTACGCCAGTCATTCGTGAAATGTACTTCATTTGCTTGACTCAAGCGACTCAGACTGTTGATATCACCACCCCCTATTTTGTGCCCGATGAAGATATCCTAATGGCGATAAAGACAGCCGTCGCACGCGGTGTGCGTGTAAGATTGCTGGTACCGCGCCATGTGAATCAAAAAGTTGTGGGACCTGCAAGCCGCACCTACTACGGAGAACTGTTGGAAGCAGGGGTTTATATTTATCAGTACGATAAAGGCATGCTGCATGCGAAACAGATGATCATCGATGGGGAGATTGCTGAAATAGGCGCCGCGAACTGGGATATGAGAAGCTTTCGCCTGAATTACGAGGTGTGTGAAATTATCTACAGTACTGACGTGGCAAGGGACCTCACGGAGCAATTCGAGCAGGATCTCGCTGATTCTGTGCAGTTTCGAATGGAATATTTGTTAGAACGTTCCCTTCCTCAGCGCTTGATTGAGCAAGGAGCTCGTCTACTTTCGCCGTTGTTGTAA
- a CDS encoding YetF domain-containing protein, whose translation MKKQEAAAVTPKQLNLFSDYKELPIAVVIEGKIQYKNLKLIHKDEQWLKQQLNVRGYPQFSDIFYATVRDSDHAISVDTRKGYLSRCTYGQGR comes from the coding sequence ATGAAAAAACAGGAAGCAGCCGCGGTCACGCCCAAACAATTAAATCTTTTCTCAGATTATAAAGAATTGCCGATTGCGGTCGTGATTGAAGGTAAAATTCAGTACAAAAACTTGAAGCTCATTCACAAAGATGAACAATGGTTAAAACAGCAACTGAATGTACGAGGTTACCCCCAATTTAGCGATATCTTTTATGCAACGGTCAGAGACAGTGATCATGCGATATCTGTAGATACACGGAAAGGGTACCTATCACGATGTACTTACGGACAAGGTCGATGA
- a CDS encoding DUF1657 domain-containing protein, whose protein sequence is MTVSSQVQQALASLKGAQASFESFSLETQNQPAKQTYQNAAQQCQMLVDQIEARVQQIQQEEPQYKQQ, encoded by the coding sequence ATGACGGTAAGCAGCCAAGTTCAACAGGCATTGGCAAGCTTAAAAGGTGCACAAGCTAGCTTTGAATCGTTTTCGCTTGAAACTCAAAATCAACCGGCTAAACAAACGTATCAAAATGCAGCGCAACAATGCCAAATGCTTGTCGATCAAATCGAAGCGCGTGTACAGCAAATTCAACAAGAAGAGCCTCAATACAAACAGCAATAA
- a CDS encoding YhcN/YlaJ family sporulation lipoprotein, with translation MKKIIRTGRYLIIVLCLLISAACGNKDENPDNAEGSVTEISNQQANDQFIANQTKKQLIKWEAVTGVKAVQLDKELLVALEIRQRNKFQLEPLSKKATKALEKKFPGMDVTVTTDQKALLELGKLEDQFKNGKLDETKLEKQFKKIKQIDQDVY, from the coding sequence ATGAAAAAGATCATACGGACGGGACGGTATTTGATTATCGTTCTCTGTTTACTAATTAGTGCAGCTTGTGGAAATAAAGATGAGAACCCAGACAATGCTGAAGGTTCCGTTACAGAAATCAGTAACCAGCAGGCGAACGATCAGTTTATTGCAAATCAAACAAAAAAACAACTGATCAAGTGGGAAGCGGTCACCGGTGTAAAAGCCGTGCAACTTGACAAAGAATTGCTCGTCGCGTTGGAAATTCGGCAACGGAATAAGTTCCAATTAGAACCGCTTAGCAAAAAGGCCACGAAGGCTTTAGAAAAGAAATTCCCCGGTATGGACGTGACGGTAACAACCGATCAGAAGGCCTTGCTTGAATTAGGGAAATTGGAAGATCAATTTAAAAACGGAAAGCTTGATGAAACAAAACTGGAAAAACAATTTAAGAAAATCAAACAAATCGACCAAGACGTGTATTAA
- the spoVAC gene encoding stage V sporulation protein AC — translation MGNKKNKKMTPTQQKYQKLEKQKETKRPVFKNCVKAFFVGGFICLIGQCIQTFFIHYFDFNQQTAGYPTVAVLIFITMLLTGFGVYDRMAQFGGAGTAVPVTGFGNSMISAAIEHRTEGFVLGVGGNMFKLAGSVILFGVFSAFVVATIKTILKMLGVV, via the coding sequence ATGGGCAACAAAAAAAATAAGAAAATGACGCCAACCCAACAGAAATACCAAAAGCTTGAAAAACAAAAAGAGACGAAGAGGCCGGTTTTTAAAAACTGCGTGAAGGCCTTTTTTGTAGGCGGCTTCATCTGCCTGATCGGACAGTGTATTCAAACCTTTTTTATTCACTATTTTGACTTTAATCAACAAACAGCCGGGTACCCAACCGTAGCGGTGCTCATCTTTATTACCATGCTTTTGACCGGATTTGGCGTTTATGACCGCATGGCTCAATTCGGCGGGGCCGGGACCGCAGTACCGGTTACCGGATTTGGTAATTCAATGATATCAGCAGCGATCGAACACCGAACGGAAGGTTTTGTCCTCGGGGTTGGGGGAAACATGTTTAAATTAGCAGGTTCTGTCATCCTTTTTGGCGTATTTTCCGCGTTTGTGGTGGCTACGATCAAAACGATTCTCAAGATGTTGGGGGTGGTGTAA
- the spoVAD gene encoding stage V sporulation protein AD, with product MFVGHHTWTFEQQPVIVATGTVGGPFEAQGNIPDDFDLLHEDVWLGQDSHEKAEKVFFEEASQKAIEKADLQKENIQFFLGGDLVNQITTSSFTARTLETPYLGLFGACSTSMEGLALGAFIVNAGGARHLLTGSASHNEVTEKQFRYPTEYGAQKPPTAQWTVTGAGAAVLSDSGKGPCVTSATIGRVIDMGMSDPFNMGGAMAPAAVDTIETHLKERNVDASYYDLIVTGDLGEIGQSIAFELMNKHKLSITKDQFQDCGLMIYRKGQPVLAGASGAACSATVVYGHLLNRMQQGEFKRILVVATGALLSPLTYQQNESIPCIAHAVSIETGGEV from the coding sequence ATGTTCGTCGGTCATCATACGTGGACTTTTGAACAACAACCGGTGATTGTTGCCACAGGCACGGTTGGCGGGCCGTTTGAAGCCCAGGGTAACATTCCGGATGACTTTGATTTACTTCACGAAGATGTCTGGTTGGGACAAGATTCTCACGAAAAAGCGGAAAAGGTATTTTTTGAAGAAGCCTCTCAGAAAGCCATTGAAAAAGCAGACCTGCAAAAAGAAAATATTCAATTTTTCCTCGGAGGGGATCTGGTAAACCAAATAACGACAAGCAGCTTTACGGCCCGAACCCTGGAAACCCCGTATCTCGGATTATTTGGTGCATGTTCGACCTCAATGGAGGGACTGGCTTTAGGAGCTTTTATTGTAAATGCCGGCGGAGCGCGGCATTTATTAACCGGCTCAGCAAGTCACAATGAGGTTACCGAAAAGCAATTTCGTTATCCTACGGAATACGGAGCACAAAAACCCCCAACCGCCCAATGGACGGTCACCGGCGCTGGAGCAGCTGTGTTAAGCGATTCCGGAAAAGGCCCTTGCGTGACCTCCGCTACCATCGGCCGCGTGATCGATATGGGAATGAGCGACCCGTTTAATATGGGCGGTGCGATGGCGCCAGCTGCTGTGGACACGATTGAAACCCATTTGAAAGAACGCAACGTAGATGCATCCTACTATGATCTCATCGTCACCGGTGACCTGGGTGAAATCGGACAGTCCATTGCCTTTGAATTGATGAATAAACACAAGCTATCCATCACAAAAGACCAGTTTCAGGACTGCGGCTTAATGATTTACCGCAAGGGCCAACCAGTCTTAGCCGGAGCCAGTGGGGCAGCTTGTTCAGCTACCGTTGTTTATGGACATTTGTTGAACCGCATGCAACAAGGGGAATTCAAACGAATCCTCGTGGTTGCTACGGGCGCACTGCTTTCCCCTCTCACTTATCAGCAAAATGAATCGATTCCGTGTATCGCACATGCCGTCTCCATTGAAACTGGGGGTGAAGTATAG
- the spoVAE gene encoding stage V sporulation protein AE, whose translation MVWIFFWAFVIGGLICVIGQIMFDVLKLTPAHTISTLVVIGALMDGFGWYDPLIDFAGAGATVPITNFGNALVHGAMVDAEKYGLVGVITGMFHLTSSGISAAIIFGMIGALLFKPKG comes from the coding sequence ATAGTGTGGATCTTTTTCTGGGCATTTGTCATTGGAGGTTTGATCTGTGTGATCGGACAAATCATGTTTGATGTTTTGAAGCTGACCCCGGCTCATACCATTAGTACCCTTGTTGTGATTGGTGCGCTGATGGATGGTTTCGGATGGTATGATCCCCTGATCGACTTTGCGGGGGCTGGCGCGACTGTCCCGATCACAAACTTTGGAAATGCCCTCGTCCATGGCGCGATGGTCGATGCCGAAAAATACGGGCTTGTCGGCGTGATTACCGGAATGTTCCATTTGACCAGTTCGGGAATATCAGCCGCGATCATTTTCGGGATGATCGGTGCTTTACTATTCAAACCTAAAGGTTAA
- a CDS encoding DUF1657 domain-containing protein, which yields MTVASQVKQSLASLKGAEAELSNFALTTLDEKERKAYQEAVNATEKVITDLKQRVGDLEKEEFQYKGF from the coding sequence ATGACGGTTGCTTCCCAAGTCAAACAAAGCCTTGCCAGTTTAAAAGGGGCAGAAGCTGAACTGTCCAACTTTGCCCTAACAACGCTAGATGAAAAAGAGCGAAAAGCGTATCAAGAGGCAGTTAACGCGACAGAAAAGGTAATAACAGACTTAAAACAACGCGTTGGAGATTTGGAGAAAGAAGAGTTTCAATACAAAGGATTCTAA